Below is a genomic region from Citrobacter tructae.
TGGCCGGTATCAATCGCGATACCAATTTTCTCTTCGCCCGAGGCCAGAAACTGAATATCCAGATAGCGACGATGAACTTCCGGGCGGTTTTCGGCAGCGTCACGGGTGGTTAAATCGATAACCTGTGCGAAGATATTTTTTCCGTCGATCTCCACCACGCCCGGTTCCAGCGTGCTGAAGTCTGTGCTGCGCAGAAAGTCGAGCGCCCTTTCAATGGCTGCGGGCAAACGACACGGATTAGGCTGAGCGATATGTCCAAAGATCATAGTATTGCTCCTTACAGCGCCTGAATTTTGGCCCATACGCTGTCATCAACGGTGATACCGTTGCGGCGATTTTCTTCCAGCAGCTTTGTAAACTCGTGACCTGGCAGGCGGACTGGCGTCTCCTCATCCGCGCGTTCAGCGGTGGTGATGAAGTCCATAATCCGCTGTAATTTGGCATCGCGAGTGGCGCCGTCGATCAGTTTGTCGACCTCAATGGCAATGAAAATCTGCGAAACGCCGTATTCATCGCTGTTATCCTGGGTGACTTCCGCAACTGAGGAGCCATCAGAAAGTAGGGTGGCAATCATATCCAGCACAATCGACAGGCCTGAGCCCTTCCAGTAGCCCATTGGCAAAATACGGCGATTTTTCTCGATAACGCCAGGTTCTCTGGTGAGATTACCTTCATCGTCGAACCCGCCGTCCACCGGTAGTTCACGACCCGCCAGACGGTTAACTTCCAGCATGCCGTAGGAGAACATCGACATCGACATATCCACCATGGTGATCGGCGTTGATGGGATGGCAACAATCAGCGGGTTAGTGCCGATACAGCACTCTTTAGAACCCCATGCAGGCATCACGGCGATGGAGTTGGTCCAGCAGATGCCGATGTAACCTTTCTCTGCGGCCTGCCAGCCATAGCTACCGCCGCGCATCCAGTGATTTGCATTACGCAGCGCCACCAGGCCAATGCCGTGATCGGAGGCCAGTTCGATGGCTCTGTCCATCATCTTTTTCGCGGTCAAGTTGCCGATTGAGCGTTGGGCATCCCACTGCTCAATTGCTCCGAGGCTGGTAATGCGCTGCGGTTTGGCCTCAGGAATGATGTCGCCGTTGTCCAACTGCTGAATGAAGCGAGGAAAACGGTTCACGCCATGCGAATAGACTCCGGATTCGGTGGTGCGTGCAAACATTTCAGCACAGGCATCTGCGGTTTCAACGGCAAGACCGCGCGCCAGCAGTACCCGATTGAACGCTTCTTTCAACTGCTCAAAAGTGACTTTCATTCCTGTTTCCTTAATTAAATTTGATCGCTTTTTTATCTCTAAATTTCACTATGCGAAATCTGATTTCAAATATAGCGATCAAATTTTGACAGATCAACGGGTCGGCCTGTTTTTTAAAATTATCAAAA
It encodes:
- a CDS encoding YhcH/YjgK/YiaL family protein, producing the protein MIFGHIAQPNPCRLPAAIERALDFLRSTDFSTLEPGVVEIDGKNIFAQVIDLTTRDAAENRPEVHRRYLDIQFLASGEEKIGIAIDTGHNEISESLLEQRDIIFYHDSEHESFFEMIPGSYAIFFPQDVHRPGCHKTVATPIRKIVVKVAISVL
- the yiaK gene encoding 3-dehydro-L-gulonate 2-dehydrogenase; translation: MKVTFEQLKEAFNRVLLARGLAVETADACAEMFARTTESGVYSHGVNRFPRFIQQLDNGDIIPEAKPQRITSLGAIEQWDAQRSIGNLTAKKMMDRAIELASDHGIGLVALRNANHWMRGGSYGWQAAEKGYIGICWTNSIAVMPAWGSKECCIGTNPLIVAIPSTPITMVDMSMSMFSYGMLEVNRLAGRELPVDGGFDDEGNLTREPGVIEKNRRILPMGYWKGSGLSIVLDMIATLLSDGSSVAEVTQDNSDEYGVSQIFIAIEVDKLIDGATRDAKLQRIMDFITTAERADEETPVRLPGHEFTKLLEENRRNGITVDDSVWAKIQAL